From a single Chloracidobacterium thermophilum B genomic region:
- the purE gene encoding 5-(carboxyamino)imidazole ribonucleotide mutase, which translates to MARHELPAVGIIMGSDSDYPVMKDAAAICSEFGVAHEMRIVSAHRTPRDMFMYAETAHMRGLRVIIAGAGGAAHLPGMVASLTPLPVIGVPIQSKALNGLDSLLSIVQMPVGVPVATVAIGAAKNAGILAVQIVAADNPELQRELVDFKAKMAEISRSKNQLINNGN; encoded by the coding sequence ATGGCCAGACATGAGCTTCCAGCCGTAGGCATCATCATGGGGAGTGACAGCGACTACCCGGTGATGAAGGATGCGGCGGCTATCTGCAGTGAGTTCGGGGTCGCGCACGAGATGCGAATTGTGTCCGCCCACCGGACGCCGCGCGACATGTTCATGTATGCCGAAACGGCCCACATGCGGGGGTTGCGGGTCATCATTGCCGGGGCGGGCGGCGCGGCCCACCTGCCGGGCATGGTCGCGTCCCTGACGCCCCTTCCGGTCATTGGCGTGCCGATTCAGTCGAAGGCGCTCAACGGGCTGGATTCGCTGCTCTCCATTGTCCAGATGCCGGTCGGCGTACCGGTGGCGACGGTGGCCATCGGCGCAGCCAAAAATGCCGGCATCCTTGCCGTCCAGATTGTCGCAGCGGACAACCCGGAGCTCCAGCGCGAACTGGTGGACTTCAAAGCCAAGATGGCCGAAATCTCGCGCAGCAAAAACCAGCTCATCAACAACGGGAACTGA